A genomic stretch from Gammaproteobacteria bacterium includes:
- a CDS encoding retention module-containing protein — MATKSIGYVAELIGDAQVRSVDGVIRVLSIGDQINEGDILTTGLNTQIVLEFYNGNKLQVGENTEMLLDESVFAGLSDYPESRVDQLAELQSLIVEGIDLAELEATAAGAAGDSDALHQASVYSRDGNEGIVETRLTPFDLGSAGPDNQSPLEDAVIIPTADTQTVSAVSDTSAPNVSIAVDNITADDIISATETAGMINVTGNVGGFATTGDSIDLNVNGTAYSGTVSAVNTFSIPVAAADLMVDTSFDATVSGIDGAGNPYSATTTSTHTVDTTATASITLDANITPDDIIDAAEAAGTVSITGSVAGDFQAGDIVTLTINGVSASGGVLADGSFSIDVNGSDLRNDPDATIDASFIATDAAGNVAAPVTDTESYTVNTAPNAIVDVGALDGAEDTTTASLNATLLANDSDPEGDPISITAINGTALVGGVQSIAVTNGTVNIDASDNITFTPAANYNGPVSFDYTLSDGSLTNTATVSGTISAVNDTANISVTPVDTAVTEDDGANQTASGTIAISDVDNGEGTLDTSTANYGTVTVDGSGDWTYTLDNNDPVVDALADGETLVDTITFTSDDGTTATQAITITGTNDAAT, encoded by the coding sequence ATGGCAACTAAAAGTATCGGTTATGTCGCCGAATTAATCGGCGATGCACAGGTTCGCAGCGTAGATGGTGTAATCAGAGTTCTCAGTATTGGTGACCAGATTAACGAGGGCGATATCCTCACAACAGGTCTCAATACCCAGATTGTGCTCGAGTTCTACAACGGGAATAAGTTGCAGGTTGGTGAAAATACCGAAATGCTGCTGGACGAGTCGGTTTTCGCAGGCCTCAGTGACTATCCCGAGTCGCGCGTTGATCAATTAGCTGAATTGCAGAGCCTGATTGTCGAGGGTATCGACCTTGCCGAACTGGAAGCTACCGCTGCCGGAGCCGCCGGTGATTCGGATGCATTACACCAGGCATCAGTTTACTCCAGGGACGGTAATGAAGGCATTGTTGAAACCCGCCTTACTCCTTTCGATCTGGGTTCTGCTGGACCCGATAATCAATCGCCGCTTGAAGATGCGGTTATTATTCCAACAGCCGACACCCAAACGGTTAGTGCCGTTAGTGACACTAGCGCCCCTAATGTATCAATCGCGGTTGATAATATTACTGCCGATGACATCATCAGTGCCACCGAAACGGCAGGTATGATTAACGTGACGGGCAACGTGGGCGGCTTCGCCACAACGGGCGATTCTATCGACCTCAACGTTAACGGCACGGCTTATAGCGGAACCGTTAGTGCTGTTAACACATTTAGTATTCCGGTTGCAGCTGCGGACCTGATGGTTGACACCAGCTTTGACGCGACAGTATCCGGTATCGATGGAGCGGGTAATCCATATAGTGCGACCACAACTTCGACTCATACAGTTGATACTACAGCCACGGCCAGTATCACGCTGGATGCAAACATCACTCCTGATGACATCATCGATGCCGCAGAGGCCGCTGGCACAGTTAGTATTACTGGTAGCGTCGCTGGCGACTTTCAGGCTGGTGATATTGTCACGCTGACTATCAACGGGGTTAGTGCCAGTGGTGGCGTGCTTGCCGACGGTAGTTTCAGCATCGATGTGAATGGCAGCGACCTGCGAAATGATCCCGACGCTACCATCGATGCATCTTTTATTGCCACCGATGCGGCCGGCAATGTCGCGGCACCAGTCACTGATACAGAATCCTATACGGTAAATACCGCCCCGAATGCGATCGTTGACGTGGGCGCCCTGGATGGTGCAGAAGACACTACCACGGCCAGCTTGAATGCAACGCTTCTGGCGAACGACAGCGATCCCGAAGGCGATCCGATCAGTATTACCGCGATCAATGGCACCGCCCTAGTCGGTGGCGTGCAGAGTATCGCCGTGACCAACGGCACCGTGAATATCGATGCCAGTGATAACATCACCTTTACCCCTGCTGCTAATTACAATGGTCCGGTCAGCTTTGATTACACCCTCAGTGATGGCAGCTTAACCAATACCGCAACAGTCAGCGGCACGATTAGCGCTGTCAATGATACCGCGAACATTTCGGTAACCCCAGTCGATACCGCGGTCACCGAAGACGACGGGGCCAACCAGACCGCCAGCGGCACCATTGCGATCAGCGATGTCGATAATGGTGAAGGCACCCTGGACACCAGTACCGCAAACTA